One Dama dama isolate Ldn47 chromosome 18, ASM3311817v1, whole genome shotgun sequence DNA window includes the following coding sequences:
- the IRF5 gene encoding interferon regulatory factor 5 encodes MNQPAPAALLPPRRVRLKPWLVAQVNSCQYPGLQWVNGEKKLFYIPWRHATRHGPSHDGDNTIFKAWAKETGKYTEGVDEADPAKWKANLRCALNKSRDFRLIYDGPRDMPPQPYKIYEVCSNGPAPAESQPSEDNAEEEEEEELQKMLPGLSITEAVQPGPAMAPYSLPKEDVKWPPTLQPPVVLAPPAPGPSLLIPAPGNAADFGEVFSEVLPSSHPQPGPLSTSLPPTGEQLLPDLLISPHMLPLTDLEIKFQYRGRPPRALTISNPQGCRLFYSQLEATQEQVELFGPVSLEQVRFPSPEDIPSEKQRFYTNQLLDVLDRGLILQLQGQDLYAIRLCQCKVFWSGPCASAHGSHPNPIQREVKTKLFSLEDFLNELILFQKGQTNTPPPFEIFFCFGEEWPDCKPREKKLITVQVVPVAARLLLEMFSGELSWSADSIRLQISNPDLKDRMVEQFKELHHIWLSQQHLQPVAQTPAMPGLSAAQGPWPMHPVDMQ; translated from the exons ATGAACCAGCCGGCCCCCGCCGCCCTGCTTCCGCCCCGCCGCGTGCGGCTGAAGCCCTGGCTGGTGGCCCAGGTCAACAGCTGCCAGTACCCAGGGCTTCAGTGGGTCAACGGGGAAAAGAAATTGTTTTACATCCCCTGGCGCCACGCCACGCGGCATGGCCCCAGCCATGACGGAGATAACACCATCTTCAAG GCCTGGGCCAAGGAGACGGGGAAGTACACCGAGGGTGTGGATGAGGCCGATCCGGCCAAGTGGAAGGCCAACCTGCGCTGTGCCCTGAACAAGAGCCGTGACTTCCGCCTCATCTATGACGGGCCCCGGGACATGCCGCCTCAGCCCTACAAGATCTACGAGGTCTGCTCCAATGGCCCGGCTCCCGCAG AGTCACAGCCCAGCGAGGATAAcgctgaagaggaagaagaggaagaa CTCCAGAAGATGTTACCAGGCCTGAGCATCACag AAGCAGTGCAGCCCGGCCCTGCCATGGCACCCTATTCTTTACCCAAAGAGGATGTTAAGTGGCCACCCACTCTCCAGCCACCTGTGGTGTTGGCCCCCCCTGCTCCAGGCCCCAGTCTTCTGATCCCTGCTCCTGGCAACGCCGCTGACTTTGGGGAGGTGTTTTCTGAGGTCCTGCCGAGCTCGCACCCGCAGCCTGGGCCCCTGTCTACCAGCCTGCCCCCCACAGGCGAACAACTCCTGCCTGACCTGTTGATCAGCCCCCACATGCTGCCTC TGACCGACCTGGAGATCAAGTTCCAATACCGGGGCCGGCCACCCCGGGCCCTCACCATCAGCAACCCTCAAGGCTGCCGGCTCTTCTACAGCCAACTGGAGGCCACCCAGGAGCAGGTGGAGCTCTTTGGCCCCGTGAGCCTGGAGCAAGTGCGCTTCCCCAGCCCCGAGGACATCCCCAGCGAGAAGCAGCGCTTTTATACCAACCAGCTGCTAGACGTCCTGGACCGTGGGCTCATCCTTCAGCTACAAGGCCAGGATCTGTATGCCATCCGCCTGTGCCAGTGCAAGGTGTTCTGGAGCGGGCCCTGTGCCTCAGCCCATGGCTCACACCCCAACCCCATCCAGCGGGAAGTCAAGACCAAACTCTTCAGCCTGGAGGACTTTCTCAATG AGCTCATCCTATTCCAGAAGGGCCAGACCAACACCCCACCCCCGTTTGAGATCTTCTTCTGCTTTGGGGAGGAGTGGCCTGACTGCAAACCCCGGGAGAAGAAGCTCATCACTGTACAG GTGGTACCTGTAGCAGCCCGGCTATTGTTGGAGATGTTCTCGGGGGAGCTTTCTTGGTCAGCTGACAGCATCCGGCTACAGATCTCAAACCCAGACCTCAAAGACCGCATGGTGGAACAATTCAAGGAGCTCCATCACATCTGGCTGTCCCAGCAGCATCTGCAGCCTGTGGCCCAAACCCCTGCCATGCCCGGCCTCAGTGCTGCACAGGGACCCTGGCCCATGCACCCAGTTGACATGCAGTAA